A single region of the Chitinophaga niabensis genome encodes:
- a CDS encoding Helicase associated domain protein, with protein MNVYPHNQLAINNILALLNSKSKVCVVHPTGTGKAVIIAQLLNHFSTRKNIVIGPTTLIETEIRKHTQKDFIFYTFKALELMSDEDISNVFFDNLIIDEFHRIGAKEWNRIIKEIESNNIKSKFIGFSATPIRYLDNNRDMAQEFFDGNIASYISLVQAIKANILPLPRYVSAIYSVDNEYRSLVKKIIGSNSHKIYTEKIHSAIINWEKASGLLSIFTKHLRSYDNKFIVFCSKVSEIEAARKKLTSIFQSIKGKVNSYTIISSNGYAQNNVLLKHFSDDDGPCLCFTVDMFNEAIHLDGIKGVDGVIQLRFTASPNIYYQQIGRCLSVNQFRQPIVFDLVNNFNSIIHSQFKGELEKEFLSNSNELPQIPIDARLGRATTNKDLINVSFFDETKEIRELFAKFSGEFDPWETQFALLEETIKKGQPITSKENTACFRFINSNRQKFRYGSLDPERAKRVQDLGIRLEVVSKNKWGMIKDGAVWNIPGTPLFNWMQHQRSRFLQSKLTEEEIIILRNAGLDLDSNLQKSFDDYLSEYKLYRLDISVTPMNKELKNWAKNQRNGYFKNRISAEHKQKLDEVGFIGYTDKDRQWELSLNKYTCGSIDKSILEWIRWQKVAFQDGFLKPWREEKLRAAGFDFTPTKITSWEETFELIKNNPKWEEVKALKKWRIEQGRRFREGCLSEEKTELLRSIGIHFSSVPFRAFNTHKSFEEHLEVYKQFLNDPAEPSMSKELKNWVANQRSKYNRGRLSTAQRHALDALGIMNKPVKERSWRLKFEDYKLGSRSSVLLEWASRQQKEYYKGTLEINRKEKLLAIGFNFNAISVII; from the coding sequence ATGAATGTCTATCCACACAATCAACTAGCTATTAATAATATCTTGGCCCTGCTGAATAGTAAAAGTAAGGTTTGTGTTGTTCATCCAACAGGAACTGGTAAGGCAGTAATTATTGCTCAACTTCTAAATCACTTTTCAACCCGGAAAAACATCGTAATTGGCCCAACAACACTGATTGAAACGGAAATAAGAAAGCATACACAAAAAGATTTCATTTTCTATACATTTAAGGCATTGGAATTGATGAGTGATGAAGATATAAGCAATGTGTTTTTTGACAACTTAATTATTGATGAATTCCATAGAATAGGAGCAAAAGAATGGAATAGGATTATTAAAGAAATTGAATCTAATAACATCAAATCAAAGTTCATTGGATTTTCCGCTACACCTATCCGATACCTGGATAACAACAGAGATATGGCTCAGGAATTCTTTGATGGGAACATAGCTAGCTACATTTCACTGGTTCAGGCAATTAAGGCTAACATTTTACCCCTACCTCGATATGTTTCAGCCATTTATAGTGTGGACAATGAATATCGAAGTTTAGTAAAGAAAATAATCGGAAGTAATAGCCATAAAATTTACACTGAAAAAATACATAGTGCCATTATAAATTGGGAGAAGGCTTCGGGCCTTTTAAGCATTTTTACAAAACACTTACGCTCTTACGATAATAAATTCATAGTATTTTGCTCGAAGGTTTCAGAGATTGAGGCCGCAAGAAAAAAACTGACTTCTATATTTCAATCAATTAAAGGAAAGGTAAATTCATATACGATTATATCATCTAATGGATATGCCCAAAACAACGTTTTACTAAAACATTTTTCTGATGATGATGGTCCTTGTTTATGTTTCACAGTAGATATGTTTAATGAAGCAATACACTTGGACGGAATTAAGGGAGTGGATGGTGTAATTCAATTAAGATTTACAGCAAGCCCCAATATATATTATCAACAGATAGGAAGATGCCTATCCGTTAACCAGTTTCGCCAGCCCATTGTTTTTGATCTTGTGAATAACTTTAACTCAATTATACATAGCCAGTTTAAAGGTGAACTGGAAAAGGAGTTTCTTTCGAATTCCAATGAGCTTCCACAAATACCAATTGACGCGAGGTTGGGACGAGCGACCACGAATAAAGACCTGATTAATGTATCCTTTTTTGATGAAACCAAGGAAATAAGGGAGTTGTTTGCCAAGTTTTCCGGTGAATTTGATCCTTGGGAAACTCAGTTTGCATTGCTCGAGGAAACAATTAAAAAAGGTCAACCCATCACATCGAAAGAGAACACTGCCTGTTTTCGTTTCATCAATAGCAATAGACAAAAGTTTAGGTATGGTTCACTAGATCCAGAAAGAGCAAAAAGAGTACAGGATCTGGGCATCAGGCTTGAGGTAGTTTCCAAAAATAAATGGGGCATGATAAAAGATGGCGCGGTGTGGAATATACCAGGAACACCACTTTTTAACTGGATGCAACATCAGCGTAGCAGATTTTTACAAAGTAAACTAACAGAAGAAGAAATTATTATACTTCGGAATGCTGGACTGGATTTAGATTCCAATCTACAAAAATCATTTGATGATTACCTTAGTGAGTACAAATTATACAGGCTTGATATTAGTGTTACACCCATGAACAAAGAGTTGAAGAACTGGGCAAAAAATCAAAGAAACGGTTATTTTAAAAACAGAATTTCAGCAGAGCATAAACAAAAACTAGATGAGGTTGGATTTATAGGATATACCGACAAAGACAGGCAATGGGAATTGAGCCTTAACAAATATACTTGCGGCAGCATCGATAAATCTATATTGGAATGGATTAGATGGCAGAAAGTTGCATTTCAGGATGGATTTCTTAAACCATGGAGAGAAGAAAAATTGCGAGCTGCTGGTTTCGATTTTACACCTACAAAAATCACGAGCTGGGAAGAAACTTTTGAACTAATCAAAAATAATCCGAAATGGGAAGAAGTAAAGGCTTTAAAAAAATGGCGCATCGAGCAAGGAAGAAGATTTAGGGAAGGTTGTTTATCAGAGGAAAAAACTGAGTTGTTAAGATCAATAGGTATCCACTTTTCAAGTGTGCCATTTCGTGCTTTCAATACACATAAAAGCTTTGAAGAGCATCTTGAAGTATATAAACAGTTTCTAAATGACCCTGCAGAGCCATCCATGAGCAAAGAGCTGAAAAACTGGGTTGCAAATCAGCGGTCAAAGTATAATAGAGGAAGGCTTTCTACGGCACAAAGACATGCTCTCGATGCATTAGGCATTATGAACAAACCTGTTAAAGAACGAAGTTGGCGATTAAAGTTTGAGGATTACAAATTGGGTAGCAGGAGTTCTGTATTATTAGAATGGGCTAGTAGACAGCAAAAGGAATATTATAAAGGGACACTGGAAATTAATAGGAAAGAAAAATTATTAGCTATAGGATTTAATTTTAATGCTATTTCAGTTATTATCTAG
- a CDS encoding helix-turn-helix domain-containing protein, translated as METMAKMGGPTKRSLSRNQWVTWEDLQVFKRDLLFSIQALLSKADDNQNKKWLKSYEVRKLLNISYGTLQTLRSNGTLPFSKIGGTIYYDIDDINRLIADHKRNLNKYWKPDKQ; from the coding sequence ATGGAAACAATGGCGAAAATGGGGGGACCGACAAAGCGATCTTTATCCAGGAATCAATGGGTAACCTGGGAGGATCTGCAAGTTTTTAAGCGGGATCTTCTTTTTTCCATCCAGGCCCTATTATCTAAAGCGGATGATAACCAGAACAAAAAGTGGTTAAAATCCTATGAAGTGCGAAAACTACTCAATATCTCCTATGGTACCCTCCAAACACTGAGAAGTAATGGAACATTGCCTTTTAGTAAAATTGGTGGAACTATCTATTATGATATTGATGATATCAATAGACTAATTGCTGATCATAAAAGGAATTTAAATAAATATTGGAAACCTGATAAGCAGTAA
- a CDS encoding plasmid mobilization protein: protein MRKGQTKGEDGLQHLVWTRVNQSKYNEIERLIAGTKNETISSIVRKIIYKNPIKVYIHDESMDLLLEELAVIRGEIKAIGVNINQLAKLFNTYPEEQKKAFYAKIGYQEYLRLESKIDRTLLIISKLGKKWLSE, encoded by the coding sequence ATGAGAAAGGGGCAAACTAAAGGTGAAGATGGCTTGCAGCATTTGGTTTGGACGCGAGTTAACCAGTCAAAGTATAATGAAATAGAAAGACTGATAGCCGGAACAAAGAATGAAACGATCAGTAGCATTGTCAGAAAAATAATCTACAAAAATCCCATTAAGGTATATATCCATGATGAATCAATGGATTTACTATTAGAAGAGCTTGCTGTCATTCGCGGGGAAATTAAAGCAATTGGCGTCAATATTAACCAATTGGCAAAATTGTTTAATACCTATCCTGAAGAACAGAAAAAGGCTTTTTATGCAAAAATTGGCTATCAAGAGTATTTACGACTAGAAAGTAAAATAGATAGGACCCTGTTAATTATTTCAAAATTGGGAAAGAAATGGTTGTCAGAATGA
- a CDS encoding relaxase/mobilization nuclease domain-containing protein, producing MSFGKSIRKALSYNEAKLRKDDAELILASRFSCDVPDLNFTEKLTRFERIIQKNSKIEYNTAHIILSFSPYDKLDNEKMQMIAYDYLKKIGFGDQPYLVYLHKDTNNPHLHIVSPTIRPNGSSIYLHNIGKRLSEPARKDIEKEYGLIPAESIKNSKEYSYSEQNTKAFISNTVRDVVSKYHFSSFEEFNAILKIKGVIADKGRPGSRLHINGGIVYSKLDAFGNKDGIPIKASSIYTKPTLSRLTETFSTEFKYNPKYTDYTKNTLSAVFAKYRKLTFNGFKKYLAAKRIQLELKFNEHDKLENIYFIDNLNRAVFNCNDLNLSLEFLETKIRFDKAEYIKVSNKSRLSENSYNFSMLGRLAIDLSKNLIGNNEGDSGVSNEFMKKKRKKRKPW from the coding sequence ATGAGTTTTGGAAAATCTATAAGAAAAGCACTTTCCTATAATGAAGCAAAGTTAAGGAAGGATGATGCAGAATTAATTCTAGCCTCCAGGTTTTCTTGTGATGTTCCAGATCTGAATTTTACTGAGAAATTAACCAGGTTTGAACGCATTATTCAAAAGAATTCAAAAATTGAATACAATACTGCTCATATCATTTTGAGTTTTTCGCCTTATGATAAACTTGATAATGAGAAAATGCAAATGATTGCTTACGATTATTTGAAGAAGATTGGATTTGGTGATCAGCCCTATTTGGTTTACCTGCATAAGGACACTAACAATCCGCACTTACATATTGTGTCCCCTACAATACGGCCCAACGGAAGTTCTATTTATTTACATAATATAGGTAAAAGGTTATCTGAACCTGCTAGGAAGGACATTGAGAAAGAATATGGACTAATACCAGCGGAATCAATTAAGAATTCTAAGGAGTATAGTTACAGTGAACAAAATACTAAGGCTTTTATTTCAAACACTGTACGTGATGTTGTTTCTAAATATCATTTTTCATCTTTTGAAGAGTTTAATGCTATACTTAAGATTAAAGGTGTTATTGCTGATAAAGGACGACCTGGTTCAAGGTTACATATTAATGGTGGGATAGTTTATTCAAAATTAGATGCTTTTGGCAATAAAGATGGCATACCTATTAAAGCAAGTTCTATTTATACAAAGCCAACCTTATCGAGGCTGACAGAAACCTTCTCTACAGAATTTAAATATAATCCTAAATACACTGACTATACCAAAAATACTTTATCTGCTGTTTTCGCAAAATATAGAAAGTTAACATTCAATGGGTTCAAAAAATACCTAGCAGCAAAAAGAATTCAATTAGAGCTAAAGTTTAATGAACACGACAAACTTGAGAATATCTATTTTATCGACAATCTTAATAGGGCAGTATTCAACTGCAATGATCTTAATCTTTCTCTCGAATTTCTTGAAACTAAGATTCGCTTTGATAAAGCTGAATACATCAAAGTTTCGAATAAAAGTAGACTTTCAGAAAATTCCTACAATTTTTCAATGCTTGGCAGACTTGCGATAGATCTTTCGAAAAACCTGATTGGAAATAACGAAGGAGATTCTGGGGTATCTAATGAATTTATGAAAAAGAAACGAAAGAAGCGAAAACCCTGGTAG
- the mobC gene encoding conjugal transfer protein MobC translates to METGENIQELRKILDFIRFGSILLLLIHFYSVCFPVVYELGWSLELLNRVIFNLSNNFPILSGFFKPKLAILLLLCISLLGVKGRKDEKLTIQAIVTYLGIGMLFYLSSTWLLQITAPPTIIACLYVSLTSTGYVLILTGGTKVSRFIKNRLDKDVFNDWAEQFPQEERLLSDEYSVNLPTEYKFRDKIRKGWINIQTFRACIVSGTPGSGKSFWVVRNYIQQLVEKQFCFFLYDFKFPDLTLILYNHALKHAHKYPVRPQFFVINFDDLSRTHRCNVLYPETMLELTDASESSQTLMLALNRDWIKKISDFFVQSCILFVTAIFWFLKKYDGGRYCTLPHAIELAQMEYDELFPVLSMEREIEVLINPFISAYLRGANEQLEGQIASAKISLARLVSPSIYYVLTGSDFTLNVNNPESPKIVSVGNNPAKQSTYGAVISLYVERMHKLINKKNQQPCALIYDEYPTLTASVDLISTARSNRIAVLVGLQDMSQMVRDYGKEQAEVIMNICGNIISGQVLGDSAKALSERIGRINQLKESFSISANDTSISKSTQLESAIPVSRISNLSSGEFVGAVADTPQQPIKNKVFHARIINDIEAIKKEEAAYKQLPIIRNIDEHTVMENFYQVKRDARYIIDTEMNKIRNSPTMKHLIKKSKNNPPPQSNISL, encoded by the coding sequence ATGGAAACAGGAGAAAACATACAGGAGTTACGAAAAATATTAGATTTTATACGATTTGGCAGCATACTACTATTGTTAATTCATTTTTATAGTGTTTGCTTTCCGGTTGTATATGAATTAGGGTGGTCGTTAGAACTATTAAATAGGGTCATCTTTAATTTATCTAACAATTTCCCAATTCTTAGTGGCTTTTTTAAGCCTAAGTTGGCTATCCTTCTATTGCTTTGTATTTCACTACTTGGAGTAAAAGGAAGGAAAGATGAAAAGTTAACTATTCAAGCCATTGTTACTTATCTAGGCATAGGAATGCTGTTTTACCTTTCTTCTACCTGGTTATTGCAGATAACAGCCCCTCCAACTATCATAGCATGTTTATATGTATCACTTACGAGTACGGGCTATGTACTTATTTTAACGGGAGGAACTAAAGTTAGTAGATTCATAAAAAACAGGCTAGATAAAGATGTTTTTAATGATTGGGCAGAACAATTTCCACAGGAGGAACGATTGCTTTCTGATGAATATTCAGTAAATCTTCCCACAGAATACAAGTTTCGCGATAAGATAAGGAAGGGGTGGATAAATATTCAAACTTTTAGGGCATGCATTGTATCAGGTACTCCTGGATCAGGTAAGAGTTTTTGGGTCGTTCGCAATTATATCCAACAACTGGTTGAAAAACAGTTTTGCTTCTTTTTATACGATTTCAAATTTCCTGATTTAACTCTTATACTTTATAATCATGCATTAAAGCATGCTCATAAGTACCCCGTTAGGCCCCAATTCTTTGTTATCAATTTTGACGATTTATCGAGAACGCATAGATGCAATGTGTTGTATCCTGAAACAATGCTTGAATTAACCGATGCATCAGAAAGCAGCCAAACACTAATGTTAGCTCTTAATAGAGACTGGATAAAGAAAATTAGCGATTTTTTTGTGCAAAGTTGTATTCTTTTTGTTACTGCAATTTTCTGGTTTCTGAAGAAATATGATGGCGGAAGATATTGCACTCTACCTCATGCAATTGAGTTGGCCCAGATGGAATATGATGAACTTTTTCCTGTGCTTAGTATGGAGAGAGAAATTGAAGTTTTAATCAATCCATTCATATCTGCTTATTTAAGAGGTGCTAATGAGCAATTAGAGGGACAAATAGCCAGCGCGAAAATTTCGTTAGCACGATTAGTATCGCCTTCTATTTATTATGTATTAACAGGATCTGACTTTACTTTAAATGTTAATAACCCAGAATCTCCAAAAATTGTTTCTGTTGGAAATAATCCTGCCAAGCAAAGTACGTATGGTGCAGTTATTAGCCTTTACGTTGAACGTATGCATAAGCTGATAAATAAGAAAAACCAACAGCCATGTGCGCTAATATATGATGAGTATCCCACTTTGACAGCAAGTGTAGATTTAATTTCGACGGCGAGATCGAATCGTATAGCCGTTCTAGTTGGATTGCAAGACATGTCGCAGATGGTAAGGGATTATGGCAAGGAGCAAGCCGAAGTGATAATGAATATTTGCGGTAACATAATTAGTGGGCAGGTTTTGGGAGACAGTGCTAAAGCACTTAGTGAACGAATTGGAAGAATCAATCAATTAAAAGAATCATTTTCTATAAGTGCTAATGATACTTCAATAAGTAAGTCAACTCAGCTGGAAAGTGCTATTCCTGTATCCAGAATTTCAAATCTTAGCTCTGGTGAATTTGTAGGTGCAGTAGCAGATACTCCACAACAGCCAATAAAGAATAAAGTCTTCCATGCTAGGATCATTAATGATATCGAAGCTATTAAAAAAGAGGAAGCTGCATATAAACAACTTCCAATCATCAGAAATATTGATGAACATACAGTGATGGAAAATTTTTACCAGGTTAAAAGAGATGCGAGATATATTATAGATACTGAAATGAACAAAATTAGGAATAGCCCAACTATGAAGCATTTAATAAAAAAAAGTAAGAATAACCCACCCCCCCAGTCCAATATAAGTTTATGA
- a CDS encoding helix-turn-helix domain-containing protein, with protein sequence MTIMESSRYIVELINFGNNVRTKRTALGMTQDDLSFHTNIERSEISRIENGKRNIEFETIVRLAEALGTSTSELFLPEKDENSLI encoded by the coding sequence ATGACAATCATGGAATCAAGCCGGTATATAGTAGAATTGATCAATTTTGGTAACAACGTGCGAACAAAAAGGACAGCTTTGGGAATGACCCAGGATGATCTTTCTTTTCATACCAATATTGAAAGATCTGAAATAAGCCGGATTGAAAATGGGAAACGGAACATCGAGTTTGAAACAATTGTAAGGTTAGCTGAGGCATTGGGTACTAGTACCTCTGAATTATTTCTTCCTGAGAAAGATGAAAATAGTTTAATCTAG
- a CDS encoding response regulator — translation MKRVILIDDNLIDQTILTKLFSHYGVKLETANDGEEGIKLTKQIIPALILLDIKMPVMDGFEALVYFKADIILQNIPIVMLSADLISKEVENLLLVNAVGLLKKPVFPKDIKALLEKYKILEVK, via the coding sequence ATGAAAAGGGTTATTCTGATAGATGACAATTTGATTGATCAAACTATTTTAACTAAGCTTTTCTCTCATTATGGGGTTAAGCTTGAAACAGCTAATGATGGTGAAGAGGGTATTAAATTAACTAAACAAATTATACCAGCTTTAATTCTATTGGATATAAAGATGCCTGTAATGGATGGATTTGAAGCACTTGTTTATTTTAAAGCGGATATAATACTACAGAATATTCCCATTGTAATGCTTTCTGCTGACTTAATTTCTAAAGAAGTAGAAAATCTTTTATTAGTAAATGCAGTAGGTTTATTAAAAAAACCTGTTTTCCCAAAAGACATAAAAGCTTTGCTAGAAAAATATAAAATACTTGAAGTTAAATAG
- a CDS encoding restriction endonuclease, which produces MSTSHEKGLSLENALQRLQESVISKLYDCNKAKIIVEPRKILITPEGNKEEIDLYVEIEHSEIHKTILIFECKNWDSKSVDKDIVTVFADKIDLCGAQDGYVIAKSFTSGAYAKANAYPRVKLLVATEDLEAVKKVAEIDISYTKAIPTLLKVDVSGFMNEDGVFVDPSMEIPPDVTIIQHGVESSFKEYFDKRFDFENFIRDSIKHVQDIGDQKAFYEVSKNEQWDFEDNCIKFRGELFHSMKLKVGMQVYFCRAKFNYAFDIEKNGQYCQQEFEDENGRSVVVDIIRH; this is translated from the coding sequence ATGAGTACTTCCCATGAGAAGGGGCTAAGCCTCGAAAATGCACTCCAAAGATTGCAGGAATCAGTAATTTCAAAACTATACGATTGTAATAAAGCCAAAATTATTGTTGAACCGCGAAAGATATTAATTACACCTGAAGGAAATAAGGAGGAGATTGATCTTTATGTTGAGATTGAACATTCAGAGATTCACAAAACGATCTTAATTTTTGAATGCAAAAATTGGGATTCCAAAAGTGTAGATAAAGATATTGTTACAGTTTTTGCAGACAAGATAGATCTGTGTGGTGCTCAGGATGGATATGTAATTGCAAAGAGTTTCACTTCTGGGGCCTACGCTAAAGCAAATGCTTATCCAAGAGTAAAATTGTTAGTAGCTACTGAAGATTTGGAAGCCGTAAAAAAAGTAGCAGAAATTGATATATCCTATACTAAAGCTATTCCAACCCTATTAAAAGTTGATGTTTCCGGTTTTATGAATGAAGATGGAGTTTTTGTTGACCCATCTATGGAAATACCTCCAGATGTAACAATAATTCAACATGGAGTGGAGAGTTCTTTTAAAGAATATTTCGATAAGCGTTTCGATTTTGAGAACTTTATTAGAGATAGTATTAAACATGTTCAAGATATCGGGGATCAGAAAGCATTTTACGAGGTATCTAAAAACGAGCAGTGGGATTTCGAAGATAATTGTATCAAGTTTAGAGGTGAATTATTTCATAGTATGAAATTGAAGGTTGGTATGCAAGTGTATTTTTGTAGAGCAAAATTCAATTATGCTTTTGATATAGAAAAAAATGGACAATACTGTCAGCAAGAGTTTGAGGATGAGAACGGAAGATCTGTAGTCGTTGATATTATAAGACACTAG